One genomic region from Candidatus Mesenet endosymbiont of Agriotes lineatus encodes:
- a CDS encoding F-box protein, producing MYITDTTNMPSLKQTFSTTYKIATLAAHQIMHHDKKQSNKAKIADLIEEVIKRGVTQKEIFESTNQFCRDYEWTQYTREINRQDKLPNLKYHKLFEYIIECISYQAYKEGAVMGLFRNANTGSNPQEVNWQNLPTEVGREIAKHLSVQDSCRAAKVCKNANTMAKEEKDNKIEAIRQQILGPPTTEMEVQIENLNIAGPSRQ from the coding sequence TTGTATATAACAGACACAACTAATATGCCATCTCTAAAACAGACTTTTTCTACAACATACAAAATAGCCACTCTTGCTGCACATCAAATTATGCATCATGATAAAAAGCAAAGTAATAAAGCAAAAATCGCAGATTTAATTGAAGAGGTAATTAAACGTGGTGTAACTCAAAAGGAAATATTTGAATCTACTAATCAATTTTGCCGTGACTATGAATGGACGCAGTATACCAGAGAGATAAATAGACAAGATAAACTGCCAAATCTTAAGTACCATAAATTATTTGAGTACATAATAGAGTGTATCTCTTATCAAGCTTATAAAGAAGGTGCAGTTATGGGTTTGTTTCGGAATGCAAATACTGGAAGCAATCCTCAAGAAGTTAATTGGCAAAATTTACCGACTGAAGTTGGTAGAGAAATTGCTAAACATCTGAGTGTACAAGATAGCTGCAGAGCTGCCAAGGTTTGCAAAAATGCTAATACAATGGCAAAAGAAGAGAAAGACAATAAAATTGAAGCAATAAGGCAGCAAATTCTAGGTCCACCTACCACCGAAATGGAAGTGCAAATTGAGAATTTGAATATTGCTGGCCCAAGTAGGCAGTAA
- the clpB gene encoding ATP-dependent chaperone ClpB — translation MDLNKFTEKAKNLIQEAQLKVLAGGHQVFMPEHLLKVMIDDESGITKDLIAACDGNIEAVREGIDRLLQKLPIVEGPGSGHIQLSREMAKVLEDSSNIAQRNKDSFITVERLLQALSAQKESSVSKILVENGITPQKLNAVIADIRKGKKADSANAEDKLNALKKYAKNITQLGAEGKLDPVIGRDDEIRRTMQVLLRRTKNNPILIGEPGVGKTAIIEGLALRIVSNDVPLGLRGAKIMALDLGALIAGTKFRGEFEERLKAVINEVVAASGSTVLFIDELHTLVGAGATDGAMDASNLLKPALARGEIHCIGATTLDEYREHIEKDAALARRFQPIFISQPTEEDTISILRGLKEKYEVHHGIRITDSAIVTAATLSNRYITDRFLPDKAIDLMDEAASKVRMEMDSKPEAVDELERKIMQLKIESEALKKEDNESSKQRLDKLNKEIENLESKYTDLNSKWQIEKSKITKIQDRAEKLDNARKELEIVQRTGNLARAGELMYGIIPTLEKELKEQEKVVGSFLKKEVTEDDIASIVARWTGIPVENMMHNEKEKLLNMEEKIKQRVIGQNEAIEAISNAVRRSRSGVQDSCRPFGSFLFLGPTGVGKTELVKALAEFIFDDKSALLRFDMSEYMEKHTVSKLIGASPGYVGYEQGGILTEAVRRRPYQVILFDEIEKAHSDIFNILLQVLDEGRLTDSHGKLIDFRNTILILTSNLGAEILIKENTNLSQAVKEEVMQIVRLSFRPEFLNRLDEIIIFHRLSKDDIYRIVDIQFSYLQERLLSQKLSIELSQKAREWIAERGYDPLYGARPLKRVIQQYIQNNLARLVLSGEVNESDKLEVKLNNDEIVIKKL, via the coding sequence ATGGATTTAAATAAATTTACTGAAAAAGCAAAAAACTTGATACAAGAAGCACAGCTTAAGGTGCTAGCTGGGGGACATCAGGTTTTTATGCCTGAACACTTGCTAAAAGTAATGATAGATGATGAAAGCGGTATAACAAAAGACTTAATAGCCGCTTGCGATGGAAATATAGAGGCCGTACGAGAAGGTATTGATAGATTATTGCAAAAATTACCAATAGTTGAAGGTCCAGGGAGCGGCCATATTCAACTTTCACGAGAGATGGCAAAAGTTTTAGAGGATTCTTCAAACATAGCACAAAGGAATAAAGATTCTTTTATCACTGTTGAGCGCCTCCTGCAAGCACTTTCTGCGCAAAAGGAAAGCAGCGTAAGTAAAATATTAGTAGAAAATGGCATAACACCACAGAAGTTGAATGCTGTGATTGCTGACATAAGAAAAGGAAAAAAGGCAGATTCAGCAAACGCGGAAGATAAGCTTAATGCCCTTAAGAAATATGCAAAAAATATAACCCAACTTGGGGCAGAAGGAAAACTTGATCCAGTAATCGGACGTGATGATGAAATAAGAAGAACAATGCAGGTTCTACTTAGGCGTACTAAAAATAACCCAATACTTATTGGTGAGCCTGGAGTTGGTAAGACCGCAATTATTGAAGGTTTGGCATTGCGTATTGTATCAAATGATGTGCCGCTTGGTCTGCGTGGTGCTAAAATAATGGCCTTGGATCTTGGTGCTTTAATCGCTGGCACTAAATTTAGAGGCGAGTTTGAGGAGAGGCTCAAGGCTGTCATTAATGAAGTAGTTGCTGCAAGTGGCAGTACAGTATTATTTATAGATGAGCTACACACTCTAGTTGGAGCGGGAGCAACAGATGGGGCAATGGATGCTTCTAATTTGCTTAAACCTGCCTTAGCACGTGGTGAAATACACTGCATTGGTGCTACAACTTTGGATGAATATCGAGAACATATAGAAAAGGATGCAGCCCTTGCTCGACGTTTTCAGCCTATCTTTATCTCACAACCTACTGAAGAAGATACCATTTCCATCCTAAGAGGGCTTAAAGAAAAATATGAGGTTCATCATGGAATTAGAATTACAGATAGTGCTATAGTTACAGCTGCAACTTTATCAAATCGCTATATTACTGATAGATTTCTGCCTGATAAAGCTATTGATTTGATGGATGAAGCGGCAAGCAAGGTAAGAATGGAAATGGACAGTAAACCTGAGGCAGTTGATGAGCTTGAACGAAAAATAATGCAATTAAAAATTGAATCAGAAGCTCTTAAAAAAGAAGATAATGAGTCATCTAAGCAACGTCTGGATAAATTAAACAAAGAAATAGAAAATTTAGAAAGTAAATACACTGATCTGAACAGTAAATGGCAGATAGAAAAGTCAAAAATTACAAAAATACAAGATCGTGCAGAAAAATTGGATAATGCGAGAAAAGAACTTGAAATAGTACAGAGAACTGGCAACTTAGCAAGAGCTGGTGAACTTATGTACGGTATTATTCCTACACTTGAAAAAGAATTGAAAGAGCAAGAGAAAGTAGTAGGTAGTTTTTTAAAGAAAGAAGTTACTGAAGATGATATTGCCAGCATAGTTGCGCGTTGGACTGGAATTCCAGTTGAAAATATGATGCATAATGAAAAAGAAAAGCTTCTTAATATGGAAGAGAAAATAAAACAAAGGGTAATAGGGCAAAATGAAGCAATTGAAGCAATTAGCAACGCAGTAAGGCGTTCACGCTCTGGTGTGCAAGATTCATGTAGACCTTTCGGCTCTTTTTTATTTTTAGGCCCAACTGGAGTTGGAAAGACCGAGCTTGTTAAAGCTTTAGCTGAGTTTATATTTGATGATAAATCTGCACTGCTGCGTTTTGACATGTCTGAGTATATGGAGAAGCACACTGTTTCAAAGTTAATTGGAGCTTCCCCTGGATACGTTGGCTATGAGCAAGGTGGAATACTTACTGAAGCTGTAAGGAGAAGACCTTATCAGGTAATTTTATTTGATGAAATAGAGAAAGCTCACAGCGATATTTTTAATATATTACTGCAAGTGTTAGATGAAGGAAGACTCACTGACAGCCATGGTAAGTTAATAGATTTTCGTAATACTATACTCATCTTAACTTCAAACTTGGGTGCAGAAATTTTAATCAAAGAAAATACTAATTTAAGCCAAGCTGTAAAGGAGGAAGTGATGCAAATAGTGCGCTTATCTTTCCGTCCTGAGTTTTTAAATCGACTTGATGAAATAATTATTTTTCACCGTTTAAGTAAAGATGATATATACAGAATAGTTGATATACAATTTTCTTACTTGCAAGAGCGCTTACTTAGTCAGAAGTTGAGCATTGAATTATCACAAAAGGCAAGAGAATGGATTGCTGAGCGTGGTTATGATCCTTTGTATGGAGCAAGGCCACTCAAAAGAGTAATACAGCAGTATATTCAGAATAATTTAGCAAGATTAGTACTTTCAGGCGAAGTAAATGAAAGTGATAAGTTAGAGGTAAAATTAAATAATGATGAAATAGTAATAAAAAAACTATGA
- a CDS encoding ankyrin repeat domain-containing protein: MTLPYERVHQTLQKQKSCNLNALEELQHLKKKCGYKDDYKLLRELIYKNKNNLKLLSYYVNNLVRKQQVEKVFKILEKVITQSNFLLQRRDSGYGSDLEGYSSDSEEIDQYAADYPKLYEEIVKRITKTLINAGINIGTYKYERVETPLHWATRENNINLINFFIELGVDIEIQNKSGATALHMAAINNNPNTVTELTKKKSNQELKALIEQGSSKELLKQRLKTNTKDNEGNTPLFFAVSCENDEIIKPLLDTGADPSVFCLLGKDLYVETPELQNIKCTPLHLAAFIGNFGLINLLIEYGADINAVCKNKKYSCLHMAVLGITCYYDEGISEKKEKEYLEIVDAIISQFPSQINAQDYEDNSPLHLAVNTKHEDTIRVLLSHSASLLQFRKGGYTPFHDAVSTGSLALVKLLLENSNEKEKIINSTYEDKGFSGCAPLHLAINDYIECLSHKDNQSNVLEIIKYLLSYSDLDINIQDFQGETPLHYAIKYIKDDELALILIDELLTAKDINPFIKDCFSRTPFDYAKEGNRNKILQALIDNKYGSDKDSLLHLAAEKGDVEAIRYLIAKGINANLHNTLYHTPLHLAAGRGYVDVIKILIIEGRANPNIFDGRNQSSIHYAINNKQFDAVKLLFELGADVNIVSVGGGSTQLSPLHVAVSSSSDNQKDLCFDIVKYLINISHCKINPQDYQGQTPLHYAIDEHKLNTAAVLLTRKDINPFSKDHSGKTPIDYCPKQEKRNYPILDQYAKIQEERNAKIRSYQVKKYFVYTLILCTINSAFAGIYTSLGSIALDISLVLIINIAALTCCLIINKCIERAIEEKYKNKVVDLFENNNKIPSTLEEINLATSSSKREEQCRE, from the coding sequence ATGACACTGCCGTATGAGCGCGTCCATCAAACGTTACAAAAGCAAAAGAGCTGTAACTTGAATGCGTTAGAAGAGCTGCAACATTTAAAAAAGAAATGTGGTTACAAGGACGATTATAAACTATTAAGGGAACTGATATATAAGAACAAGAATAATTTAAAGTTGTTGTCATATTATGTTAACAATTTAGTTAGAAAGCAACAAGTAGAAAAAGTTTTTAAAATATTAGAAAAAGTAATTACCCAAAGTAATTTCTTATTACAAAGAAGAGATTCTGGTTACGGATCAGATCTTGAAGGCTATTCATCAGACTCTGAAGAAATTGATCAATATGCTGCTGACTATCCAAAACTATATGAAGAGATAGTAAAGAGAATCACTAAAACGCTAATTAATGCTGGAATAAATATAGGAACATACAAGTATGAAAGGGTAGAAACGCCACTACATTGGGCTACAAGGGAAAATAATATTAATCTTATAAACTTCTTTATAGAGCTGGGGGTTGATATTGAAATTCAAAATAAAAGCGGAGCAACAGCATTACACATGGCAGCTATAAATAATAACCCTAATACTGTTACAGAGCTGACTAAAAAAAAATCAAATCAAGAATTGAAGGCATTGATTGAACAAGGATCAAGTAAAGAACTGCTTAAACAAAGATTAAAAACTAACACAAAGGACAATGAAGGTAATACACCACTATTTTTTGCTGTATCTTGTGAAAATGATGAGATAATAAAGCCTTTGCTTGATACCGGTGCAGATCCAAGTGTCTTTTGTTTATTGGGTAAAGATCTTTATGTAGAAACTCCTGAACTACAAAATATAAAATGCACACCACTTCATCTTGCGGCGTTTATAGGCAATTTTGGCTTAATTAACTTACTCATAGAGTATGGAGCAGATATTAATGCTGTTTGCAAAAATAAAAAATACTCTTGCCTTCATATGGCTGTTTTAGGTATTACATGTTATTATGATGAGGGGATAAGTGAAAAAAAAGAGAAAGAGTATTTAGAGATAGTTGATGCTATAATATCACAATTTCCGAGTCAAATCAACGCGCAAGACTATGAAGACAATTCACCATTACACCTGGCAGTTAATACAAAGCATGAAGATACTATAAGGGTTTTATTAAGTCATAGTGCTTCATTACTGCAGTTTAGAAAGGGTGGGTATACTCCTTTTCATGATGCAGTAAGTACAGGAAGTTTAGCTTTAGTAAAGCTGCTATTGGAAAATAGTAATGAAAAAGAAAAAATAATTAATTCTACTTATGAAGATAAAGGTTTTTCTGGATGTGCTCCTCTGCATTTAGCTATTAATGATTATATTGAGTGCTTAAGTCATAAAGATAATCAATCAAATGTACTTGAAATAATAAAATACCTACTCTCTTACTCTGACCTTGATATCAACATTCAAGATTTCCAAGGAGAAACCCCACTACACTATGCAATAAAATATATTAAAGATGATGAATTAGCGCTAATTCTAATAGATGAACTACTTACTGCAAAGGATATCAATCCATTCATCAAAGATTGCTTTAGCAGAACTCCTTTTGATTATGCTAAAGAGGGTAACAGAAATAAAATATTGCAAGCTTTAATTGATAACAAATATGGATCTGATAAGGATAGCCTGCTTCATTTAGCTGCAGAAAAAGGTGATGTTGAAGCAATAAGATATTTAATTGCAAAAGGTATTAATGCCAACTTGCATAATACTTTGTATCACACACCACTGCACTTAGCTGCAGGAAGAGGATATGTAGATGTAATAAAAATTCTAATAATAGAGGGAAGGGCAAACCCTAATATTTTTGATGGAAGAAATCAATCATCAATCCACTACGCAATAAATAATAAGCAGTTTGATGCTGTGAAATTGTTGTTTGAATTGGGAGCAGATGTTAATATAGTTAGTGTGGGAGGGGGTTCTACTCAATTATCGCCACTTCATGTTGCTGTAAGTAGTAGTAGTGATAATCAGAAAGATCTATGTTTTGATATAGTAAAATATTTAATTAATATCTCGCATTGCAAGATTAATCCACAAGATTATCAAGGTCAAACTCCTCTACACTATGCTATAGATGAGCATAAACTCAATACAGCTGCAGTTCTCCTAACAAGAAAAGATATCAACCCATTCAGTAAAGACCACTCTGGTAAAACTCCTATTGATTATTGTCCAAAACAAGAAAAACGTAATTATCCTATTTTGGATCAATATGCCAAAATACAAGAAGAAAGAAATGCAAAAATTAGAAGCTATCAGGTAAAGAAGTACTTTGTATACACATTGATTTTATGTACAATAAATTCTGCTTTTGCTGGAATATATACAAGCCTGGGGAGTATAGCTTTAGACATAAGTTTAGTACTCATAATTAACATTGCTGCACTGACTTGTTGCTTGATTATCAATAAGTGCATAGAAAGGGCAATTGAAGAGAAATATAAAAATAAAGTCGTTGATCTTTTTGAGAATAATAATAAAATTCCATCTACTTTAGAAGAAATAAATCTTGCGACCTCATCCAGCAAAAGGGAAGAGCAATGTAGAGAATAA
- a CDS encoding NAD-glutamate dehydrogenase yields the protein MYHNYSISNQVIDSVLKLLDPENGNDQLREFIKHFYNLFYNSDLKINDEFLLYLAQDVYQFILSRNIHESKVHIFNLDDIPQIEGKFTIIKLVNDNMPFLVDSVTSTVKANGLSICYYINSILNVSRKNATIQKIYSLKDEGDDRVKEAVMCIILKRIDDSLIAKLENDIQKTLTAVECCVNDWLAILNELDAAIQNMHSVNTAEAEEICVFLNWLKSNNFVFLGYKEYFYSQNQLIHDDKKDLGLHKIDHGNGHVKSYYQELGYLYIAHPNLISIVHRRAYLDCIGVRNFDQDGNITGEQCFFGFFASVVSFQDIRLIPIIRKKVKAIEERAGFLVGSHNNKALISILQKFPRDELFHSSEDELLDISMAVLTLTIKPGVKLFLAKRVVGSFINTIVFIPTANVSVSLILKIQKILESELNGAVVSTYNSIIDEYNLVMLKTVLKIDATHAEIPHEHISAIENKLIHAAQKWQDRFLSGLYNAFGIISSVFLQYQEALPISYQESFEPNEAYFDIKKLEIVREKKSNEVNFKPYDDHYEIKLYTPKDKGLQLSEILHVIKNIGIQLLSHNSYYINIENGIWIHHFVLSRVEKPVSDISLKEQLEATLTQVFMKEVKNDYFNSLVILAGLTWREVLLIRALSSYLKQVCFNYSQAYVQKVMAKHPKIAKCLVQLFHVRFDSNLNINRTEATAIIKQSIYDLLKSVSDIACDYVLRSILLLILAILRTNYYQDKPYISVKFDSSVVPGLPLPHPFRELYVYSYNFEGIHLRGGKLARGGIRWSDRVEDFRTEVLGLMKAQMTKNAAIVPVGAKGGFILKHPQKDKSLMQNYAIECYKSFIRGMLDITDNIVQGKVTILDKVVRYDEDDPYLVVAADKGTASFSDYANQVSFEYNFWLGDAFASGGSAGYDHKKMAITARGAWIAAQRHFWRMNKDIKKEAFTIVGIGDMSGDLFGNGMLLSKIISLVAAFNHSHIFIDPNPDPKTSFAERKRLFDLPSSTWADYDKNVISVGGGVFERNAKSIQISGETKERFDIKEDRLSPNQLIKCLLKANVDMVWNGGIGTYVKASNESNSIVRDKVNDPLRIDSKDIRAFMVIEGGNLGFTQLARVEYAKNGGYINTDFVDNAGGVTCSDLEVNIKIALASSIKDSTISLEERNQLLSNMSNDVAFQVLENHSKMNTKTLMLESLQAKDKIEHHQRLLLNLERLQYLNRSIEFLPNDEEIMRMLNEFSGFSSPQLAVLISYCKTLIKNEIIHSNIPDNEFLSQSYLLSYFPERMVSKFTSYILRHQLRREIISTCITNEIISRMGCTYVNYLIENSAITACEAVSIYITITYLYDLKELWKSVDVLDSIIDVNLYLILVKEIRNFVTQVSFWFAGNIGQLTFTRLAVLEELKCKIQNLGDNIANLLSQNFLVSYDEELNNLLQLDIEKNLASKIVSLKFLTSGLDVISIADETNLPLLEVGKLYFELKSCLHFCSIKDMAMQLEANSSYWQHIAINSLLDDLNIYYHKLTLKIINSTTNVIDNRKKLVEEWFNKNKAAVDCYTAFLNSMSAYKLDLDKLVLIIKRFEALFCCGKV from the coding sequence ATGTATCATAATTATAGTATAAGTAATCAAGTTATTGACTCTGTACTAAAGCTACTGGATCCAGAAAATGGCAATGATCAATTACGAGAATTTATTAAGCATTTTTATAACTTATTTTACAACAGTGACCTAAAGATTAATGATGAATTTTTGTTATATCTTGCACAAGATGTATACCAGTTTATCCTAAGCCGCAATATCCATGAAAGTAAAGTACATATATTTAATCTTGACGATATTCCTCAAATAGAAGGAAAGTTCACAATCATTAAATTAGTCAATGATAATATGCCTTTTCTTGTTGATTCGGTTACAAGTACAGTTAAGGCAAATGGTTTATCTATATGTTACTACATTAATTCGATACTTAATGTTAGTAGGAAAAACGCGACAATACAAAAAATATATTCTCTTAAGGATGAAGGGGATGACAGAGTAAAAGAAGCTGTTATGTGTATCATATTAAAGCGTATAGATGACAGCCTTATTGCCAAGCTAGAAAACGATATACAAAAGACTCTTACAGCAGTGGAGTGTTGTGTTAATGATTGGCTAGCAATACTAAATGAGTTAGATGCAGCAATACAAAACATGCATTCAGTAAACACAGCAGAAGCAGAAGAAATTTGCGTGTTTTTAAATTGGCTTAAAAGTAATAATTTTGTTTTTTTAGGGTACAAGGAATATTTTTATTCCCAAAATCAATTAATACATGATGATAAAAAGGATCTTGGGCTACATAAAATTGACCATGGTAATGGCCATGTAAAGTCTTACTATCAAGAGCTTGGTTATTTATATATTGCACATCCCAATCTGATATCTATTGTGCACCGTCGTGCATACTTAGACTGTATTGGAGTTAGAAATTTTGATCAAGATGGTAACATAACTGGTGAACAATGCTTTTTTGGTTTTTTTGCATCGGTTGTTTCGTTCCAAGATATAAGGCTCATTCCTATCATTAGAAAGAAAGTAAAAGCTATTGAGGAAAGAGCAGGATTTTTAGTGGGCAGCCATAACAATAAGGCTTTGATTTCTATATTGCAAAAATTTCCGCGTGATGAGCTTTTTCACTCTTCTGAAGATGAATTACTTGATATTTCAATGGCGGTTTTAACCCTTACCATTAAACCTGGAGTAAAGTTATTTCTCGCCAAGAGAGTTGTAGGGAGCTTTATTAATACTATAGTGTTTATTCCAACAGCTAATGTTAGTGTTAGTCTTATACTTAAGATACAGAAAATTCTGGAAAGCGAATTAAATGGTGCAGTTGTTAGTACTTACAATAGTATAATTGACGAATACAATTTGGTTATGCTTAAAACTGTGCTAAAGATTGATGCTACTCACGCTGAGATTCCTCATGAGCATATTAGCGCAATAGAAAATAAGCTAATACATGCAGCACAAAAATGGCAAGATCGTTTTCTAAGTGGATTGTACAACGCCTTTGGTATTATATCTAGCGTATTTCTGCAATATCAAGAAGCGCTTCCTATAAGCTATCAAGAAAGTTTTGAGCCTAATGAAGCATACTTCGATATCAAAAAATTAGAAATTGTGAGAGAAAAAAAGAGCAACGAGGTAAACTTTAAACCGTATGATGATCACTATGAAATTAAGCTATATACTCCGAAAGATAAAGGACTTCAGCTATCAGAGATATTGCACGTCATTAAAAATATAGGGATACAACTGTTATCCCATAATAGTTATTATATCAATATAGAAAATGGTATATGGATACATCATTTTGTACTATCTAGAGTTGAAAAACCTGTAAGTGATATTAGCTTAAAAGAGCAACTTGAGGCTACATTAACTCAAGTATTTATGAAGGAAGTCAAAAATGACTATTTTAATAGTCTTGTGATTTTAGCTGGTCTGACATGGAGGGAGGTTTTATTAATCAGAGCTTTAAGTAGCTATCTTAAGCAGGTTTGCTTTAACTATAGCCAAGCTTACGTGCAAAAAGTTATGGCAAAGCACCCCAAAATAGCAAAGTGTTTAGTACAACTATTTCATGTGCGGTTTGACTCCAACCTAAACATCAATAGAACGGAAGCTACTGCTATTATTAAGCAGAGCATCTATGATCTTCTAAAAAGTGTAAGTGATATTGCATGCGATTATGTATTGCGTTCTATACTACTTTTAATCTTAGCTATCTTGCGTACCAATTACTATCAAGATAAACCTTACATATCAGTTAAATTTGATTCAAGTGTAGTACCTGGATTGCCATTACCTCATCCATTTCGAGAATTATATGTATATTCATATAATTTTGAAGGGATACATTTAAGAGGTGGGAAATTAGCAAGGGGAGGAATTAGATGGTCTGATAGGGTGGAAGATTTTCGCACAGAGGTGCTTGGCCTTATGAAAGCACAGATGACGAAAAATGCTGCAATTGTTCCAGTTGGTGCAAAGGGTGGTTTTATTTTAAAACACCCTCAAAAAGATAAAAGCTTGATGCAAAATTATGCCATTGAATGTTATAAAAGTTTCATCAGAGGAATGCTAGATATAACGGATAATATAGTTCAAGGAAAGGTAACTATATTAGATAAAGTAGTCAGATATGATGAAGATGATCCTTATTTGGTAGTTGCAGCAGATAAAGGTACAGCATCTTTTTCTGATTATGCAAATCAAGTATCTTTTGAATATAATTTTTGGCTTGGTGATGCATTTGCCTCTGGAGGATCAGCAGGATATGATCATAAAAAAATGGCCATCACAGCGAGAGGAGCATGGATTGCCGCTCAAAGACATTTTTGGAGAATGAATAAAGACATTAAGAAAGAGGCATTTACTATAGTTGGAATAGGTGACATGTCTGGTGATTTATTTGGTAATGGCATGCTACTTTCTAAAATTATAAGTTTAGTTGCTGCATTTAACCATAGTCACATATTTATTGATCCAAATCCTGATCCTAAAACAAGTTTTGCTGAGCGTAAACGTTTATTTGATCTTCCTAGTTCAACTTGGGCAGATTATGACAAAAATGTTATATCTGTAGGAGGAGGTGTTTTTGAACGCAACGCTAAATCTATACAGATTTCTGGAGAAACAAAGGAACGTTTTGACATTAAGGAAGATAGGTTATCCCCTAATCAGTTAATAAAATGTCTGCTCAAAGCTAATGTTGATATGGTATGGAATGGTGGTATTGGCACATATGTTAAAGCATCTAATGAAAGTAATAGCATTGTTAGAGATAAAGTAAATGATCCTTTAAGAATAGATAGTAAAGATATTAGGGCTTTTATGGTTATAGAAGGAGGTAACTTAGGTTTTACGCAACTTGCAAGAGTAGAATATGCAAAAAATGGTGGTTATATTAATACTGATTTTGTAGATAATGCAGGCGGAGTTACATGCTCAGATTTGGAAGTTAACATTAAGATCGCTTTAGCATCATCTATTAAGGACAGCACCATTTCCTTAGAAGAGCGTAACCAATTGTTAAGTAATATGAGTAATGATGTAGCCTTTCAGGTACTGGAAAATCATAGCAAAATGAACACAAAAACATTAATGTTAGAATCTCTACAAGCAAAGGATAAAATAGAGCATCATCAGAGGTTGTTACTTAATCTGGAAAGATTGCAATATTTAAATCGCAGTATAGAGTTTTTGCCAAACGATGAAGAAATTATGAGGATGTTAAATGAATTCTCAGGATTTAGTTCTCCCCAACTTGCTGTACTAATCTCTTATTGTAAAACACTTATAAAAAATGAGATAATACACTCTAATATTCCTGATAACGAATTTTTATCTCAAAGCTACCTGCTGAGCTACTTTCCTGAGAGAATGGTTAGCAAATTTACAAGTTACATACTAAGGCATCAGTTACGTCGAGAAATTATTTCAACTTGTATTACAAATGAAATAATAAGTAGAATGGGGTGTACATACGTTAATTATTTAATTGAAAATTCTGCAATAACTGCCTGTGAAGCTGTAAGTATCTATATTACTATAACTTACTTGTATGATTTAAAGGAACTATGGAAAAGCGTCGATGTACTAGATAGTATAATAGATGTTAACTTATATTTGATTTTAGTAAAGGAAATAAGGAATTTTGTTACACAAGTATCTTTCTGGTTTGCTGGAAATATTGGACAGCTAACGTTCACAAGGTTAGCTGTGCTTGAAGAGCTAAAATGTAAAATCCAAAATTTAGGTGACAACATAGCTAATCTTTTAAGCCAAAACTTTTTAGTATCATATGATGAGGAACTTAATAATTTATTACAACTTGATATAGAAAAAAATCTAGCAAGTAAAATTGTCAGTCTAAAATTTTTAACTTCTGGATTAGATGTAATATCTATTGCTGATGAAACAAATTTACCGCTATTAGAAGTAGGAAAGTTATATTTTGAACTAAAATCTTGTTTACATTTTTGTAGCATTAAAGATATGGCAATGCAGCTGGAAGCTAATTCTTCGTATTGGCAACATATTGCAATCAATAGCCTTCTTGATGACTTGAACATTTACTACCATAAACTAACATTAAAAATAATAAATAGTACAACAAATGTGATAGATAATCGTAAAAAATTAGTTGAAGAATGGTTTAATAAAAATAAAGCTGCTGTAGATTGTTATACAGCTTTTTTAAACAGTATGAGTGCTTATAAACTTGATTTAGATAAATTAGTCCTTATAATTAAACGCTTTGAAGCGCTGTTTTGTTGTGGAAAGGTATAG